In the genome of Marinobacter sp. ANT_B65, one region contains:
- a CDS encoding TonB-dependent receptor domain-containing protein, whose translation MTRKPVFGAVSLSSLASALMLIHSPVSAEVQELDALVVTASGTEHTQLTAPAFTSVIDEQTLRDNPSASVADLISRNVGVINATDGNGRDEVRIRGLDGGYTLILIDGKRVSSSGALWRGGDFDYSSIPRSSIERIEIVRGPMSSLYGADAMGGVINIITRKASGEWTASLDAMYESVLEGEEGDELRTNLSTAGPLANDVYVRLSGEFYDRDAWYVNNEDDVPEREEKEARNLSGSLSWDIDNRQTLSADVSVNRDERPYGIYSAGPDYRAQEIERETYSLGHEGNWGWGSTRLNVNFEQADVDDFNILYPAPQQRYLKEENLTVAGSSSFVLGVHGLTAGYEFREQEVSDDVSFTRTGGADAQIQAVYLQDELRLNDRLTMTLGGRYENHDEFDGEFTPRGYLVYRLNEGVSLKGGVSTAFKAPGLYQLVEEYRIVSCGGSCFIPGNPDLVPETSTNYEIGAEVDQNMWRMSAVLFRSDVEDMITATYDSATNARAWVNLNEVQLWGLELEGELELSSAVKMDAAYAYLDTEENGAGELAYHPRHTLSAGVNWQVLESTGLRFGAEYTGGQKNYSAEKQPSYTLFDVSVNSRVAKGLVLRAGINNLTNASLSDDNDDYYSNLVGRSVYAGLSYDF comes from the coding sequence ATGACCCGGAAGCCTGTTTTTGGTGCTGTCTCTCTTTCGTCGCTGGCATCTGCTTTGATGCTGATCCACTCGCCTGTGTCCGCTGAAGTTCAGGAGCTCGACGCGTTGGTGGTAACCGCCTCTGGCACGGAACATACCCAGTTGACAGCTCCGGCTTTTACCTCGGTGATTGATGAGCAAACTCTCCGGGACAATCCTTCTGCGAGCGTTGCGGATCTGATCAGCCGGAATGTGGGGGTGATTAATGCCACAGACGGTAACGGTCGGGATGAGGTTCGCATACGTGGTCTTGACGGGGGCTATACCCTGATTCTGATTGATGGGAAGCGGGTGTCATCTTCTGGTGCTCTCTGGCGAGGAGGGGACTTTGATTACAGCTCCATTCCCCGCTCAAGTATCGAGCGGATTGAAATTGTACGCGGGCCTATGTCGTCACTCTATGGTGCCGACGCTATGGGTGGTGTCATCAATATCATTACCAGGAAGGCCTCTGGCGAGTGGACAGCCTCTCTGGATGCAATGTACGAATCTGTGCTTGAAGGTGAAGAAGGGGATGAGCTGCGTACCAACCTCTCAACTGCTGGACCTCTGGCGAATGACGTCTATGTGCGGCTTAGTGGCGAGTTTTATGATCGCGATGCCTGGTATGTGAATAATGAGGATGATGTTCCGGAACGGGAGGAAAAAGAGGCCCGCAACCTGTCCGGTTCCCTGAGCTGGGATATTGATAACCGGCAGACCCTGTCGGCGGATGTCAGCGTTAACCGGGATGAGCGCCCATACGGCATATACAGCGCGGGGCCGGATTACCGTGCGCAGGAAATTGAACGGGAAACCTATTCATTGGGTCATGAGGGTAACTGGGGCTGGGGTAGTACCCGCCTGAACGTGAATTTTGAGCAGGCGGATGTCGATGATTTCAACATCCTTTATCCGGCTCCTCAGCAACGTTACCTGAAAGAAGAGAATCTTACCGTTGCGGGCAGTAGCAGTTTTGTCCTTGGTGTTCACGGCCTCACCGCCGGCTATGAGTTCAGGGAGCAGGAAGTGAGTGATGACGTTTCCTTTACCAGGACTGGTGGCGCCGATGCGCAGATCCAGGCGGTTTATCTGCAGGATGAGCTACGTCTGAATGACCGCTTGACCATGACGCTGGGTGGTCGTTATGAGAATCACGATGAATTTGATGGTGAGTTCACGCCGCGGGGTTATCTGGTGTATCGCCTGAATGAAGGCGTGTCCCTGAAGGGCGGTGTCAGTACAGCGTTCAAGGCGCCGGGTCTGTATCAGCTGGTTGAGGAATATCGGATCGTCAGTTGTGGTGGCAGCTGTTTTATCCCGGGTAATCCGGACCTTGTGCCGGAAACCAGTACCAACTACGAGATCGGTGCAGAGGTCGATCAGAATATGTGGCGCATGAGTGCGGTTCTGTTCCGTTCGGACGTTGAGGACATGATTACCGCTACTTATGATTCGGCGACCAATGCCCGGGCCTGGGTAAATCTGAACGAAGTGCAGCTCTGGGGGCTTGAGCTTGAAGGCGAGCTGGAGTTGAGCAGTGCGGTAAAAATGGATGCAGCCTATGCCTATCTGGATACCGAGGAAAACGGTGCAGGAGAGCTGGCCTACCATCCAAGGCACACTCTGAGCGCTGGTGTTAACTGGCAGGTGCTTGAAAGTACCGGTCTGCGTTTCGGTGCTGAGTATACAGGCGGGCAGAAGAACTACAGCGCCGAGAAACAGCCATCTTATACGTTATTCGATGTGTCTGTGAACAGTCGTGTGGCCAAAGGGCTGGTTTTGCGGGCGGGTATCAATAACCTGACGAACGCCAGCCTGAGCGACGATAACGATGACTATTACAGCAACCTTGTCGGCCGGAGTGTCTATGCCGGTCTGAGCTACGATTTCTGA